The genomic DNA TGAAATGTTGTTTAGAGCTCTTCGCAACAGCGCTTTCTCCCTTTATGCGCACTCGTTAAACCCAAAGTGTTAATATGCGACTCGGCTATGAGCATAATAAATGCATTTAAAGAAGTATTTGGCGAAGAACCTACTATAAAAAAGTGTTGGTTCCatgctaaaaaatatattatgaacaaTGTAGAAAGACTGGTAGACAAAAAAAAGCAGAAGACTTTATTACAGGATATTGATATGTTACACTCTGCTACATCTCCAGATATGTTCCAGTCTGCATTAGCAGCTTTTATGACAAAGTATGTCGACCAAAGAGAGTTCATTACTTACTTCAAGAAAGAGTGGGTATATCAAAATCGGAATTGGTATCTTGGCTCTTCAAAAGGATCTCCTATTACAAATAATGCGCTTGAATCGTTTAATAGGTCTATCAAAGATTGCCACACTCTGCGAGAACGTTTTCCATTATCCAGATTTTTACTTGTTGTCTCAGATATGGTAAAAGAATGGTCAGGAACCTACCAGAtggaattattttcaaattctcCTTCGATCGGGCTCAAAGATTGGACCGCAGGTTACCAATGGGCAAAGTCAGACCGAAAAGTAGTGGTCTTAAAGGCAGATTCAACGAATAAGACCTACTTGATTGCAAGTTCAGGAGAATCAACCGTCCAATTTGGACAAGACTGGAGTTCTTTCGACGAATTCAAACAAGTTGCTTTCGCATATTGGACGGTTGTATTGCCCATAAACAAAGAGCAATGGAAAACTGGTGAATGTAATTGTCCGCAGTTTTTTAAAGACTACATTTGCAAACATGTTATCGGACTGGCTATCAGGTTAAAATATGTCACACCACCTGCAGAAGCTAAAGACATACCTATTGGGATAAAACGAAAACGCGGACGTCCATCAAAAGCAAGACCTGCCCTAAtcgtacaataaaaatatatattttttaataattttaaataatttgttgaaaaaGTCTGAGTAGTCTTACCGTTGTGCCTTAATTAGTGATTATGATGATAACacttatttgattttttgagaacaataatttaataaacatgacTGATtaactgttgttttatttagaataacTCATGTTCTTTCAAATTTAATAGGTGACGTATTCcaaaaaaacagattaaatgTTTCGTTGCACTAAAATGATAATTAGATTTACTATAAGTTAACAGATAGTAGTTCAGTAAAATAGCTTTAAACATCAAACAGTGtagtatatttgatttatttgatgGGCAAATTTAGTGTGCAATTCAGTATTTTTGTTAGCAATTGCGaatattttgatagaaaaatGTGGATTTACAGTTGTAAGATTAAATACTACCCGTTTTGTAATACTGACACTTTATCCTTTTTAATCAAAGCGACACATTCTTTCGGTGATCAGCCAGGTGTTCGATCCTTTAGGACTGGTTGGCCCTTGTATTGTTGAAGCAAAGTTAATAATGCAGCGACTTTGGGTTGCAGCAGTCCAACTGGGACGACGAAGTTTCACCTGAGTTAGGCGAAATGTGGTCTACTTTTGTTCATACATTTCCCAGTCTAAACAAATTAACTATTCCACGCTGGGTAAGCTGTAATTTAGCAATAAAACATGAATTGCATATATTTTGTGACGCCTCGGAAAAGGCTTACGGTGCATGCATATATGTTCGGTCAGTACGTAGTGACGGATCAGCAAATGTCCAACTCTTAGTGTCCAAAAATCGTGTAGCACCAATAAAGACTGTAACCATTCCGCGCCTTGAACTTTGTGCTGCGCTATTGGGTGCAAGACTGTGTACCACCGTAATAGAATCTCTTACTATGCCTATAGTTAAGCGACTATTTTGGAGCGACTCGATGATCGTATTGGGATGGCTTAACATATTGCCTAACCAACTAAAACCCTTTGTACGTAATCGAGTCGCTGAAATTCAGGAAAGTACTGCTGGAGATCGGTGGAGGTATGTACCTTCGAAGGTCAATCCAGCGGACCTTGTCTCCCGCGGATCGAGGGCCGATTCCATCGGTGAATGCTCGTTATGGTGGTCGGGCCCTAATTTCTTGCAAAGCTGCGAAAGTAGCTGACCTAGCTATTATGCCCTGTTATAGCGTGAAACAAGATTTACCTGAAGTAGTGTGCAATTtccttaatcaaaataatactaatatcaATTCTAATCAATCATCTAATAATTGTTCGATCATTCAGTCATTAATTCACAGGCATTCTAATTTCAATCGTCTTCAAagaatcattaattattttatattaaaaaatcctaatTCCAAATTGCATGGTGCGCTTTCTTGTGATGAACGCTTTATCATGTTTACTACTTAGTGCACAAGCAGAGATGTTCCCAAaagagtataatattttaaagttgggAAAATCTCTGCCTCGTAAAAATCGGTTAATTTCATTGACACCATTCGTAGATTCAAAGGGAATTATACGCGTTGGAGGCAGACTTGACAACTCCCCTTACGCGTATAACACTAAACATCCAATCTTACTTTGTAGTAAACAAAAATTCTGTTTCATATGCAACATAAAAAATTGCTCCACGCCGGTCCACAATTGTTGTTAGCAAATATGCGACTGAACTATTGGCCTTTAGGCGGCAGGAACCTTGCTAAGGCTGTTTTAgattcaaatgtcaaaacttaCAACCAATTATGGGACAACTTCCTTGTTCAAGAATCAACATTGAATATCCATTTTTTAACTCGAGTGTTGACTATGCTGGCCCAGTCCTGATAACTGACCGAAAGGGACGCGGTTGTAAGCTTACAAAGTCTTATTGATGCATCTTTGTTTGTCATGCAACAAAGGCGGTCCATTTGGAGCTCGTCACCGACCTAACAAAGGAAGGCTTTATCGCGGCTCTGAATTGTTTCACGTCTCGTCGGGGTAAACCTCAGAGTATATTATCAGATAGTGGTACTAATTTTGTGGGTGctaataatgaattaaatgaaataattactgACTCGAATGTTGCATCCGAAATGCCACAGCAGggcattaaatttattttttctcctcCTTACTCTCCGCACTTCAATGGCATGGCCGAAGCTGCAGTAAGGTCTACTAAGACCTATCTTAGGAAGTTGCTAAGTCTCACCAACTTCACTTATGAGGAACTAGCAACCTGTCTATGTCAAATAGAGGCCATTTTATATTCTCGTCCTCGAACTCCCTTGTCCTGTGATCCATCTGATTTGTCCGTCCTCACTCCTTcccattttttaattggacgAACACTCACGTCTTTGCCGTCTTCACAGGTTCCTGACAAGCCCATCAACTGCTTAGACCGCTTCAAAAGGATCGGATACATCCGTCAACACTTTTGGCAGCGATTCGCTAATGAATATGTTTTCTCACTTCAACAGAGAACCAAATGGTCAGTTGCTTCAGATAGGAAGCTCACAGAAGAAACTCTTGTGCTCATCCGAGATAAAGCGCTTCCACCACTTATTTGGGCGTTTGGTCGTGTAGTGCGAACCTATGCGGGAGTCAACGGAATCACACGCGTGGCAGACGTGAAGACGAAGAGAGGAGTCATCACGAGAGAGTTCAATAATCTTTGCCCTCTTCCTTTCGAGGATGTCAACAGGCGGGAGGATGTTCACGCGACGATCGCGTGATCATGTGAACTGGTTTGATCGGCGGCTGAGGCGCGGGCGCAGGGTAGAAGACctgcgcgcgggcggcggcagcgAGCGGCGAGCAGCTTGGGTGGGGGCCACTCCGCCAGCAGAGGGCTTGACTGACGCTTGTGTCCCATAATTAACATCTCTGTACCGCCACTTTCGTTTGTTACCTTGTAATATACCTTAATTTTAACCTAACATTCAGTCCACGTTATTTCTACATCTCCCTGAGCTCCTGAACACTCTTTTTGTAAGAATCATGTTTGAAAAACTGCTTTGAAAAGCTGAGTAGTTTGTGCTTCTTCAAAAGATCTGGTTTTACTATTTCATAGTACTTTTTCTTCTCTTTATGTGTCTTTAAATTACTGTACCTATCCTGTAACTGTTTAGTTATCACTTCTGATAGAAGAAGCTTCTTCTTCACAATTTCAGGAACTCGAATGATCCTTAAAAGTGAAGTTACGTTAGCTTCCGGTGaagtctgatatttttttttttgtctttgacaTCTCTTACggaatgtttattttcttcttatttctTGTTTCAGTCTTTCCTGTAATCTGGATATTCTTGCATAAAGTATTCCTCTACGCCTTCTGAGTTGCTGCCTTCTCCGATTAACTGCCAGATTTCttaattcaacattattttgtccAGGTCCTGGGCTAAGAGGTGGTGTCTCATCTAACAGTCTTGCTAAATTCTTTCGCAGCGTTAGAATTTTTCaccggtcttttcatgaaaattgcattttttttcgcatttttttcattttatgtaccttctcagcgtttatgaACTTATcacgaatttcattaaaaacttttattgttaacagtttgtttttgtttagaattctgtagttctaaaacatgttgttataaacaataatttattttttctaaaattaaactctgttttatTACTAATATCCATTATCTACTCATGAAACCGatgtataaaaatctttatatttttttttcctacgaactacTAAATCATTATTCAAgtcatataaaacaattattttcatacacaaaAGTACCTTCTAtgattaatcaatttgaaaagtttaagctaagtactttattattaagaataattttacgatattcacatcgacctcatgtaatttatcgataaaggatcataggtacctaggtccaacactagtcaaaggtaaaaccgaaagttcggcttttttcaaaatagtacctatttttattcagttcGTTTcctacgctaatcgaatgtgcatgtgctgCAAACgtgtaattcgcggactaattatcgtgtaggcagacaattttattgtgttaagtagAATAAGTgagtgtgttgtgtgtgtaattttttaattacgatgCCTAGTAGCCCGATAGGacattttaccgcccgggagaatggcaacgtgctaatgtgttatggcgaagcacgtggtaATGCGAGTCTCGCGTTGAACATTTACCGGACGCGGtcctttttgccccgggttcagcagtaGATTTTGCGCCGCGCccaaatttgtgtgcacgtagatggcggacatttcgaaccttatctggttagaagtgagcgggATTTAGGCAAGAGtaagtttgatttaataatacacaagacacagattgaggTCAGAGTAGTGTAAATTGTTtgatacatttctttttgtgattgttatttgttacatcacaactttttttataaaatgcgctcgcgtttcgatcgtgtcgccgagtgtcgccctcctaccacattacgcAGAGCGTAAAGATCGCGTGGTAACCAATTCactgcgtgctcaaaaatgactgaatctataaatattaatttctgacggtagcgacttctttaatctatacttctatactttaatatataaagctgaagagtttgtttgtttgtttgaacgcgctaatctcaagaactactggtccaaattgaaaaaatctttttgtgttgaatagaccattcatcgagaaaggctttaggctataaaccatcacgctgcgactaataggagcgaagatacaatggaaaatgtgaaaaaaacaggacgggtataaatcataacttatatcttcttctacccacgggaacgaagtcgcgggaaacagctagtggttcgatatgtagcgaGCGGGCAGTTTTAgcgaataataaacaaaaattgtaatcatagcaactgtcagaatgctgttgttagtgtcattacatttcgaaattaaaactaaaatcatttgtggagtatattattatctatgttaataatttgatcaaaatcttatatgaataacgaaacaaatttttttcttaatgaatCGACAAAATGTATTCGCAAAATTCTGATTatggattaatttcgttaacTTCCAATAgtactgacaaacaaaccgctgtcgccatctttatCGTTGACTCttcgcaaaaatatagttcaaatgtcatttagtttcgagtagtgatttatttgtcttaaataattcggTTGATGTAGATCAGGGGTTCCCAACGTTTTCTTGGTCAGGGACCACTTTGATATAGTTTTTTCGGCAGGGACCactatttagttattaattaactaaattttaGTGTagtaaaataaactgtaataatCAAACTGAAACTTTAATTCAAACTCTAATATGAAttacataaaaagaaataataacattttaggATAAACtttcgtaattaaattaatgcgATTTCTGAGCTTGCATCTTCTTCACGAGTTCGGCTATCATAGGACTGATATTGTTACTCAGAGCCACACGTAAATCATCACTTACTTTCAAACGATTTCTCGCCTTGTTTTTTAATACCAGCAAAGCAGAAAATCCTTGTTCACATAAATAAGTGGTTGAGAAAACGATAAAATAGCGTAAGGCGATTTCTCGAAGTTTAGTATAAGAAAGTGCTTTTTTACACCAAAATGACTCAAGTGAATTCGATTCAAAAGCATCCTTGCAGTTTCTGTCATTTTGTAATTCAATGAGCTCTTCTTGGATTTCTTCTATATTTCTATAACTTCACTAGCGTCCGTGCTAAAAGGGTTACGAATCATTTTTTGATCAAGATTAGCTTCTTCGTTATATTCTGGGAAGTAACGATTGAATTCATCAATCAACATATGTAAATGAGTCTTAATGTTTTCTTGAATATTTGCTGTAAAAGCGTCATACTTTTTGTCTTCCACAAGTGATTGTAATGTCGCAAACgcagaataattattttcttcaattttacGTAACCACAATTGAAGTTTGCAGATAAAAGCACGAAGTTTATCTtcaaaaatgaatatatttgcGACATTCTCTAATTTTTTGTTTCCGGAACCTTGCagttgtatatttaatttatttaaatgtgtgaAAATATCCACAAGATACGCCAAGTCCATCTGACACGCCAGATTAGTAAATTGTTTcaacaaatcattattttttttgtcacccaGAAAAATCTCAACCTCTGCTCTCAGTTCATATAATCTTCCCAGCATATTACCTTTCGATAGCCATCGAACTTCGGTATGAAAGAGAAGTGTCTCGTGATCAGAGTCCATTTCAGTGCATAACTTTTTGAAAAGTCGTGTATTTAAGGCGCTGCTTTTAATAAGATTTACAATTTTTATGGCCATTTTTAGTGTATCATTGAGGCATCCAGGAAGAGTTTTTGAAGCCAACGCCTGGCGATGTATGATACAGTGCGTTGTAATTACATTAGGATTTTTCTGTTTTACTAATGTCGCCAGCCCGGAACGTGATCCCAACATTGCTGGAGCACCATCGGTACAGAGGGCAGCGAGTTTATCCCACATAAGATTATGTTTCTCGAAAAATTCGGATATTGAGTTCATGACGTCGATACCTTTTGATGTTGTGTCCAGTTCCCGGGAAATCAATAACTCTTCTTTAATTATGTTGTCGTCGTCTAAAAAGCGAACAAATACAAGTAGTTGACAACAATTTGAAATGTCGGTCGACTCATCACACTGCAAAGCGAAAAATggcgatttttttattcttgacaCAAGTTGCTCCTCTATATCACTTGACATAAGCTCAATTCGAGCTTTGACCGTGTTATTGGACAGAGGTatgtcttgtatttttttcttggcCTCTAATCCCAAAACTTCTTCGACGGCTTTGATCAAACAAGGTTTTACGAGTGTTTCTCCAACTGTGTGTGGCTTTTTAGATTGTGCTATTAATTTAGAAATCTCAAACGACGCTACTAATAACTTTTCCGATGTTGCAAATCTCGAGCCGCTAGGCCcgagtttcattttttttaggaCCTCTAATTTTCCTTGAAAGAATTCAAGCGGGCGGTTAGATAAATCTGGATGTACCGTTTCTAAGTGGCGTTTCAATTTTGCTGGTTTTAACGCTTCATTTGCGAGAACGGTTGCGCATATAACGCACTGTGGTTTTATTTCCCCGTTACTTTCTATCGAGGTAAAtccaaattttatataattattgtcaTATTTTCTCTTAGGCGCCATGTTCTGAaaataagatacaaaaaaatgaaaccgAATACAAACCGAAAAAACAAAAGCGTAAGATCAAGTTCTATAATATGATCGTGCTAAGCtagcttacataaaaatatttttgaaataatagcAAAGGTAGTTTTAGTTTACATTACAAAGAAATTTAGTGACCAGCAAAAGGATTCGAATACCGCGAGCCCGCGATGAATcaccaaaaattcaaaaatttaatttagtttacgCTTCTTtgcaaaaatgaataaataaaaatatactacttTGCCATACGTACGATTCagcaaaatgaaataaataaatatacataatacatatacgTATTGATAACGTCGTTCACTTGATAACGATCCGAAAATCATCATTTTTAATACCCTGAGAAAGgttaatcgaaataaaatattcactcACCTGTATTTACGAACTATTTCA from Trichoplusia ni isolate ovarian cell line Hi5 unplaced genomic scaffold, tn1 tig00001859, whole genome shotgun sequence includes the following:
- the LOC113507372 gene encoding SCAN domain-containing protein 3-like, giving the protein MYIYLFHFAESYVWQSSIFLFIHFCKEDDNNYIKFGFTSIESNGEIKPQCVICATVLANEALKPAKLKRHLETVHPDLSNRPLEFFQGKLEVLKKMKLGPSGSRFATSEKLLVASFEISKLIAQSKKPHTVGETLVKPCLIKAVEEVLGLEAKKKIQDIPLSNNTVKARIELMSSDIEEQLVSRIKKSPFFALQCDESTDISNCCQLLVFVRFLDDDNIIKEELLISRELDTTSKGIDVMNSISEFFEKHNLMWDKLAALCTDGAPAMLGSRSGLATLVKQKNPNVITTHCIIHRQALASKTLPGCLNDTLKMAIKIVNLIKSSALNTRLFKKLCTEMDSDHETLLFHTEVRWLSKGNMLGRLYELRAEVEIFLGDKKNNDLLKQFTNLACQMDLAYLVDIFTHLNKLNIQLQGSGNKKLENVANIFIFEDKLRAFICKLQLWLRKIEENNYSAFATLQSLVEDKKYDAFTANIQENIKTHLHMLIDEFNRYFPEYNEEANLDQKMIRNPFSTDASEVIEI